One Acidobacteriota bacterium DNA window includes the following coding sequences:
- a CDS encoding N-acetylmuramoyl-L-alanine amidase produces the protein MRRLAISAGHYPERPGAKVSFKQNGKRITLIEHELACQVIEELYLILVADGYSVFETPRTPLSEKVRFINSLPALDLALEVHFNAGPPGAEGTETIYFSEEGEKLAWAMMSGLMARLPFANRGAKKDETILRNGEPFISYFLRRTYPPAVLVEVCFLTNPGDRSFLLSRSAFYEIASALKQGIDEYYLTLEKDEVKEWTRLSSLS, from the coding sequence ATGAGACGGCTGGCGATCTCGGCAGGGCATTATCCGGAAAGACCAGGAGCAAAGGTATCCTTCAAGCAAAATGGTAAGAGGATAACCCTGATTGAGCACGAGCTCGCCTGCCAGGTGATAGAGGAACTCTACCTCATTCTGGTAGCTGATGGCTATTCGGTCTTTGAGACGCCACGGACGCCCCTTTCGGAGAAGGTTCGGTTCATAAATTCTCTTCCCGCGCTTGATCTTGCCCTCGAGGTTCACTTCAACGCCGGTCCTCCCGGAGCAGAAGGCACAGAGACGATCTACTTCTCGGAGGAAGGAGAAAAACTCGCTTGGGCAATGATGAGCGGGCTTATGGCTCGTCTTCCTTTTGCTAATCGGGGGGCGAAAAAGGACGAGACGATTCTCCGAAATGGCGAGCCGTTTATCTCTTATTTCCTACGGCGCACCTATCCACCGGCGGTGCTGGTCGAGGTATGTTTCCTCACCAATCCCGGAGATCGCTCCTTCCTCCTTTCTCGCTCTGCTTTTTATGAGATCGCCTCTGCCCTGAAGCAGGGAATAGACGAGTATTATCTAACTCTGGAAAAAGACGAGGTGAAAGAATGGACGCGGTTATCCTCCTTATCCTGA